A window of Auraticoccus monumenti contains these coding sequences:
- a CDS encoding pyridoxamine 5'-phosphate oxidase family protein: MLSPTARTTVTRGRHRAVDDRDQLVALLQDALVAHLGVVVGDHPLVLPTAFAVDPDGPDEGGSLYLHGSVAAGWLQRALERDVCVTVTELDGLVTARSAFHHSMNYRSAVVIGRARRVEDVAERARALDLVVDHMVPGRAATLRPSTRRELAATAVLALPLAEASMKVRAGAPVDDPEDVAAGVWGGHVPLRRVAGAPVPDADADQRVPEDVRLRAVDLGWAAPRAG, translated from the coding sequence ATGCTGTCCCCCACCGCCCGCACCACCGTCACCCGTGGTCGCCACCGTGCCGTCGACGACCGCGACCAGCTGGTCGCCCTGCTGCAGGACGCCCTGGTGGCCCACCTCGGCGTCGTGGTCGGCGACCACCCGCTGGTGCTGCCCACCGCGTTCGCCGTCGACCCCGACGGTCCGGACGAGGGCGGCAGCCTGTACCTGCACGGGTCCGTGGCCGCCGGGTGGCTGCAGCGGGCGCTGGAGCGCGACGTCTGCGTGACGGTGACCGAGCTGGACGGGCTGGTCACCGCCCGCTCGGCCTTCCACCACTCGATGAACTACCGCAGCGCCGTGGTGATCGGACGGGCGCGGCGGGTGGAGGACGTCGCCGAGCGCGCCCGGGCGCTGGACCTGGTGGTCGACCACATGGTGCCGGGCCGCGCGGCCACCCTGCGCCCCAGCACCCGCAGGGAGCTGGCGGCCACCGCGGTGCTGGCGCTGCCCCTGGCGGAGGCCTCGATGAAGGTCCGCGCCGGAGCACCGGTGGACGACCCCGAGGACGTGGCCGCCGGCGTCTGGGGCGGCCACGTGCCGCTGCGCCGGGTGGCCGGGGCGCCGGTGCCGGACGCGGACGCCGACCAGCGGGTGCCGGAGGACGTCCGTCTCCGGGCCGTCGACCTGGGGTGGGCCGCGCCGCGAGCCGGCTGA
- a CDS encoding dipeptidase, which translates to MPHTPESLSAAVDAVMPRVRADLADLVAIPSVSADPAHAEDVVRSAEHVAGLARELGAADVRVVRHGGQPAVIAHWPAPEGRPTVCLYAHHDVQPTGAQAQWTAEPFAATERGDRLFGRGAADDKGGLSVHLAALRAFGGRPPVGVTLFVEGEEEIGSPSLAETLDAEAAAVAADVFVIADSANWDVGEPAFTTTLRGLADCVVTVSTLDHALHSGQYGGVVPDALTTLCRLLATLHDEAGSVAVQGIPSTPGPELDYPEERLRAETGLLDGVEWVGTDSVVSRLWTQPAISVIALDATPVAQASNTLVPSARAKLSLRVPPGADADQALDALVAHLLEHAPWGAQVEVERGSTGQPSSIPVEGPHAEVARRAFTRAWGREPVEIGQGGSIPMVAEFASRYPDATVLVTAVVDPDSRMHGIDESVHLRDLERACLAETLMLAGLAGEEI; encoded by the coding sequence GTGCCGCACACGCCTGAGTCCCTGTCCGCCGCGGTGGACGCCGTGATGCCCCGCGTCCGCGCCGACCTCGCCGACCTGGTGGCCATCCCCTCGGTCAGCGCCGACCCCGCCCACGCCGAGGACGTCGTCCGCAGCGCCGAGCACGTGGCCGGGCTGGCCCGGGAGCTGGGGGCCGCCGACGTCCGGGTGGTCCGCCACGGCGGGCAGCCGGCCGTCATCGCGCACTGGCCCGCGCCGGAGGGCCGGCCGACGGTCTGCCTCTACGCCCACCACGACGTCCAGCCCACCGGCGCACAGGCGCAGTGGACCGCGGAGCCGTTCGCCGCCACGGAGCGCGGGGACCGCCTCTTCGGTCGGGGGGCCGCCGACGACAAGGGCGGGCTGTCGGTCCACCTGGCCGCCCTGCGCGCCTTCGGCGGACGTCCGCCGGTGGGGGTCACCCTGTTCGTCGAGGGCGAGGAGGAGATCGGGTCGCCGTCGCTGGCCGAGACCCTCGACGCCGAGGCCGCTGCCGTCGCCGCCGACGTCTTCGTGATCGCCGACTCCGCCAACTGGGACGTCGGTGAGCCGGCCTTCACCACCACCCTGCGCGGTCTGGCCGACTGCGTCGTCACCGTCTCCACCCTCGACCACGCCCTGCACTCCGGCCAGTACGGCGGGGTCGTCCCCGACGCCCTCACCACCCTCTGCCGGCTGCTCGCCACCCTGCACGACGAGGCCGGGTCGGTGGCCGTCCAGGGCATCCCTAGCACCCCCGGCCCCGAGCTGGACTACCCCGAGGAGCGGCTGCGGGCCGAGACCGGCCTGCTGGACGGCGTCGAGTGGGTCGGCACCGACTCGGTGGTCAGCCGGTTGTGGACCCAGCCCGCGATCAGCGTGATCGCCCTGGACGCCACTCCGGTCGCCCAGGCCTCCAACACCCTGGTGCCCAGCGCCCGGGCCAAGCTCAGCCTCCGGGTGCCGCCGGGCGCGGACGCCGACCAGGCCCTCGACGCCCTGGTGGCCCACCTGCTCGAGCACGCGCCCTGGGGGGCCCAGGTGGAGGTGGAGCGCGGCAGCACCGGACAGCCGTCCAGCATCCCGGTCGAGGGTCCGCACGCCGAGGTGGCGCGACGCGCCTTCACCCGGGCCTGGGGTCGGGAGCCGGTGGAGATCGGCCAGGGCGGATCCATCCCGATGGTGGCGGAGTTCGCCTCGCGGTACCCCGATGCCACCGTGCTGGTCACCGCCGTGGTGGATCCTGACTCGCGGATGCACGGCATCGACGAGTCGGTGCACCTGCGCGACCTGGAACGGGCCTGCCTGGCCGAGACGCTGATGCTGGCCGGCCTGGCCGGGGAGGAGATCTGA
- the purL gene encoding phosphoribosylformylglycinamidine synthase subunit PurL: protein MADTVVNAQSSPEVEQPWAELGLKEGEYAQIREILDRRPTSCELAMYSVMWSEHCSYKSSKVHLRKFAVLGDQTPTGRLLAGIGENAGVIDVGDGWAVTFKIESHNHPSYVEPHQGAATGVGGIVRDILAMGARPIGVMDPLRFGPLDAPDTARVLPGVVSGVGSYGNCLGLPNVGGEVVFDPSYLGNPLVNALCVGKLRHEDLHLAHATGAGNAVILYGAATGGDGIGGASILASETFDDTKPSKRPSVQVGDPFMEKLLIECTLELFAAGVVNGIQDFGAAGISCATSELAAAGDGGMHVELDRVPLRDSSLSPEEILMSESQERMMAVVEPDHVERFLEICRKWDVQATVVGEVTGTGRLVIDWHGETVVDVDPRTVAHEGPVYERPYARPQWQDGVQARDVTALARPGTDEELGRTVLALAGSPNLCDKSWVTDQYDRYVRGNSVLAQPEDAGVLRIDEDSQLGVALATDCNARFTLLDPRAGAKLALAEAYRNVSVTGAQPVAVSDCLNFGSPEDPDVMWQFVEAVEGLVEGCAELGTPVTGGNVSLYNQTGDTPILPTPTVAVLGVLDDVTRRVPMGFCGEGESVWLLGTTRDELAGSAWAQVAHDHLGGLPPSLDLQHEIRLSRLLQRASRQGLLSSAHDLSDGGLSQALVECCLRRGHGVSVRLEGDPFVQLFSESTGRVLVSLPGDRDDQLRELAGQHEIPLTRLGATTAAGEDAVLEVVDRFRLPLAELRATWEAPIPAALGVG, encoded by the coding sequence GTGGCAGACACGGTGGTGAACGCGCAGTCCTCTCCCGAGGTCGAGCAGCCCTGGGCCGAGCTCGGGCTCAAGGAGGGGGAGTACGCCCAGATCCGGGAGATCCTGGACCGCCGGCCGACCTCCTGCGAGCTGGCGATGTACTCGGTGATGTGGTCGGAGCACTGCTCCTACAAGTCCTCCAAGGTGCACCTGCGGAAGTTCGCCGTGCTGGGCGACCAGACCCCCACCGGGAGGCTGCTGGCCGGGATCGGCGAGAACGCCGGTGTGATCGACGTCGGCGACGGCTGGGCGGTCACCTTCAAGATCGAGTCCCACAACCACCCCAGCTACGTGGAGCCGCACCAGGGTGCGGCCACCGGCGTCGGCGGCATCGTCCGCGACATCCTGGCCATGGGTGCCCGCCCGATCGGCGTGATGGACCCGCTGCGCTTCGGCCCGCTGGACGCCCCCGACACCGCCCGGGTGCTTCCGGGCGTGGTCTCCGGCGTCGGCAGCTACGGCAACTGCCTCGGTCTGCCCAACGTCGGTGGCGAGGTGGTCTTCGACCCCTCCTACCTCGGCAACCCGCTGGTCAACGCGCTGTGCGTCGGCAAGCTCCGCCACGAGGACCTGCACCTGGCCCACGCCACCGGGGCCGGCAACGCGGTCATCCTCTACGGGGCGGCAACCGGTGGGGACGGCATCGGCGGGGCCTCGATCCTGGCCTCGGAGACCTTCGACGACACCAAGCCGTCCAAGCGGCCCAGCGTCCAGGTCGGCGACCCCTTCATGGAGAAGCTGCTGATCGAGTGCACCCTGGAGCTCTTCGCCGCGGGCGTGGTCAACGGCATCCAGGACTTCGGCGCCGCCGGGATCTCCTGCGCCACCTCGGAGCTGGCCGCGGCCGGTGACGGCGGTATGCACGTCGAGCTGGACCGGGTGCCGCTGCGGGACTCCTCGCTCAGCCCCGAGGAGATCCTGATGAGCGAGTCCCAGGAGCGGATGATGGCGGTGGTCGAGCCCGACCACGTCGAGCGCTTCCTGGAGATCTGCCGGAAGTGGGACGTCCAGGCCACGGTGGTCGGCGAGGTCACCGGCACCGGTCGGCTGGTGATCGACTGGCACGGCGAGACCGTGGTCGACGTCGACCCGCGCACCGTCGCCCACGAGGGCCCCGTCTACGAGCGCCCCTACGCCCGGCCGCAGTGGCAGGACGGGGTGCAGGCCCGCGACGTCACCGCGCTGGCCCGTCCCGGCACCGACGAGGAGCTGGGCCGGACCGTGCTCGCCCTGGCCGGCTCGCCGAACCTGTGCGACAAGTCGTGGGTGACCGACCAGTACGACCGCTACGTGCGCGGCAACTCGGTGCTGGCCCAGCCCGAGGACGCCGGGGTGCTACGCATCGACGAGGACAGCCAGCTCGGGGTCGCGCTGGCCACCGACTGCAACGCCCGCTTCACCCTGCTCGACCCGCGCGCGGGGGCGAAGCTGGCCCTGGCCGAGGCCTACCGCAACGTGTCGGTGACCGGGGCCCAGCCGGTGGCGGTCAGCGACTGCCTGAACTTCGGCTCCCCGGAGGACCCGGACGTGATGTGGCAGTTCGTCGAGGCCGTCGAGGGCCTGGTCGAGGGCTGCGCCGAGCTGGGCACGCCCGTCACCGGAGGCAACGTCAGCCTCTACAACCAGACCGGGGACACCCCGATCCTGCCCACCCCGACCGTCGCCGTGCTGGGCGTGCTGGACGACGTCACCCGACGGGTCCCGATGGGCTTCTGCGGCGAGGGCGAGAGCGTCTGGCTGCTGGGCACCACCCGCGACGAGCTGGCCGGCTCGGCCTGGGCGCAGGTGGCCCACGACCACCTCGGCGGGCTGCCGCCGTCGCTGGACCTGCAGCACGAGATCCGGCTGTCCCGGCTGCTGCAGCGGGCGTCCCGGCAGGGGCTGCTGAGCTCCGCGCACGACCTCTCCGACGGCGGCCTCTCCCAGGCGCTGGTGGAGTGCTGCCTGCGGCGTGGTCACGGGGTCTCGGTACGGCTGGAGGGGGACCCCTTCGTGCAGCTGTTCTCCGAGAGCACCGGACGCGTCCTGGTCTCCCTGCCCGGCGACCGCGACGACCAGCTCCGCGAGCTGGCCGGGCAGCACGAGATCCCGCTGACCCGGCTGGGCGCCACCACCGCCGCCGGCGAGGACGCCGTCCTCGAGGTCGTCGACCGCTTCCGGCTCCCGCTGGCCGAGCTCCGCGCCACCTGGGAGGCGCCGATCCCCGCCGCCCTCGGTGTGGGCTGA
- a CDS encoding MFS transporter, with protein sequence MSSSSSYRQLFTLAGPWFVVIAFVARLPLAMAQLGSLLLVAGVTGSYGAGGLVAGAVAVANAVGAPLAGTLSDRTGQRRVLVVQSLVAAVGLTGLVVAADQGAGMPVLLAWAVVTGVALPQAGTLARVRWRLLAERAERPQLTGTAFALEGSVDEASFVIGPALVGVGAALVAPSGALLAAAALVVVFGLAFALHPTAELTRPDRSLPRAVGGPLLTPRLALLLTAMLGVGMVFGSVQTGNSVLATAAGEPGLTGGLHALLGVGSVLAGLLVPLLPARWAPDRRLLGFAASLLVLSAPLLLVDTLLPLAVVLLVLGLSIAPTMITIFTLAADAAPRPRLTTALTVLAGTTGVGYALGSSVAGRLADWGGHQPAYAVTVLAAGISTLAALAVLLTGARRPTTPGPSSTRQPQHQD encoded by the coding sequence ATGTCCTCGTCATCCTCCTACCGCCAGCTCTTCACGCTGGCCGGTCCCTGGTTCGTCGTCATCGCCTTCGTGGCCCGGCTGCCGCTCGCGATGGCCCAGCTCGGCAGCCTGCTGCTGGTGGCCGGGGTCACCGGCTCCTACGGCGCTGGCGGTCTGGTCGCCGGCGCCGTGGCCGTGGCCAACGCCGTCGGCGCCCCGCTGGCCGGCACCCTCAGCGACCGGACCGGTCAGCGCCGGGTGCTGGTCGTGCAGTCCCTCGTCGCCGCCGTCGGACTCACCGGGCTCGTGGTCGCCGCCGACCAGGGGGCCGGGATGCCCGTGCTGCTGGCCTGGGCGGTCGTCACCGGGGTGGCGCTGCCTCAGGCCGGCACGCTGGCCCGGGTGCGCTGGCGGCTGCTGGCCGAGCGCGCCGAGCGCCCGCAGCTGACCGGCACGGCCTTCGCCCTCGAGGGCTCGGTGGACGAGGCCTCCTTCGTCATCGGCCCCGCCCTGGTCGGGGTGGGTGCGGCCCTGGTCGCCCCCTCCGGTGCGCTGCTGGCCGCCGCGGCGCTGGTCGTGGTGTTCGGCCTGGCCTTCGCGCTGCACCCCACCGCCGAGCTGACCCGCCCGGACCGCTCGCTGCCCCGGGCCGTCGGCGGACCCCTGCTCACCCCACGGCTCGCCCTGCTGCTCACCGCCATGCTGGGCGTCGGGATGGTGTTCGGCTCGGTGCAGACCGGGAACTCGGTGCTCGCCACCGCCGCCGGTGAGCCCGGCCTGACCGGTGGTCTGCACGCCCTGCTCGGCGTGGGCAGCGTGCTGGCCGGTCTGCTGGTCCCGCTGCTGCCGGCCCGCTGGGCGCCGGACCGGCGGCTGCTCGGCTTCGCCGCCTCGCTGCTGGTGCTCAGCGCCCCGCTGCTGCTGGTCGACACCCTGCTGCCGCTGGCCGTGGTGCTGCTGGTGCTCGGGCTGAGCATCGCCCCCACCATGATCACGATCTTCACCCTGGCCGCCGACGCCGCCCCGCGTCCCCGCCTCACCACCGCCCTCACCGTGCTGGCCGGGACGACCGGCGTCGGCTACGCGCTCGGCTCGTCGGTGGCCGGGCGGCTCGCCGACTGGGGCGGTCACCAGCCGGCCTACGCGGTGACCGTCCTGGCCGCCGGCATCAGCACGCTGGCCGCGCTGGCCGTCCTGCTGACCGGCGCCCGTCGCCCCACCACGCCCGGCCCCAGCAGCACCCGGCAGCCCCAGCACCAGGACTGA
- a CDS encoding aldo/keto reductase yields the protein MTQFRWGIIGPGSIARRFAEHLGHSSSAQLVAVASRTPERAQAFAADFSTEDAPVEAAGSYEELLAREDVDAVYIATVHTEHVRLALASIEAGKHVICEKPLSVDHAGTMVVVEAARRQGVYLAEGYMYRFHPQTAALVEQLRSGVIGDIQHVEASFSFAADVPAGHRLADPALAGGGILDVGGYPVSMARLVAGVAAGTTVAEPISMTASGSLGDTGVDRWAVASLVFASGVTAQIRCGTGLSDENRVVVHGSRGRLSVPSPWLPDNAEGSVLELAVVDRAPETITVPPAFSHALQAEAVARDVAAGQSPEMSWADSLGNAAVLDRWRAAVGVVYPFEQPTADVPPASGRPLTVRPGATMRHGTVPGLDKPVSRLVMGVDNQRTLSHASAMFDDFTERGGNAFDTAWLYGGGLQEKLFGQWVRNRGLRDDVVIIGKGAHTPHCDPASIGRQLEESLERLQTDHVDLYLMHRDDTSVPVGEFVDAMDEQVRLGRVRAYGGSNWTIARTEQANAYADEHSRQRFAVLSDHFGLARALDVPWTGCEHVTDPQDREWLERTGTPLLPWSSQARGFFARADREDTSDAELVRCYYSEDNFERLARAKQLAGELGVAPTAVALAYVLAQSFPTFPLIGPRTIEETRTSLAGLDVELSEEQVRWLDLRV from the coding sequence ATGACGCAGTTCCGGTGGGGCATCATCGGCCCCGGCAGCATCGCCCGACGCTTCGCCGAGCACCTCGGCCACTCGTCCTCCGCCCAGCTGGTGGCGGTGGCCAGCCGCACCCCGGAGCGGGCGCAGGCCTTCGCCGCGGACTTCTCCACCGAGGACGCCCCGGTCGAGGCGGCCGGCTCCTACGAGGAGCTGCTCGCCCGCGAGGACGTCGACGCCGTCTACATCGCCACCGTGCACACCGAGCACGTCCGGCTGGCCCTGGCCAGCATCGAGGCCGGCAAGCACGTCATCTGCGAGAAGCCGCTCTCGGTCGACCACGCCGGCACCATGGTCGTGGTGGAGGCCGCCCGTCGTCAGGGCGTGTACCTGGCCGAGGGCTACATGTACCGCTTCCACCCCCAGACGGCGGCACTGGTCGAGCAGCTGCGCAGCGGCGTCATCGGCGACATCCAGCACGTCGAGGCCTCCTTCTCCTTCGCCGCCGACGTCCCCGCCGGGCACCGGCTGGCCGACCCGGCGCTGGCCGGCGGCGGCATCCTCGACGTCGGCGGGTACCCGGTCTCGATGGCCCGCCTGGTGGCCGGCGTCGCGGCCGGCACCACCGTGGCCGAGCCCATCTCGATGACCGCCTCGGGCTCCCTCGGTGACACCGGTGTCGACCGCTGGGCCGTCGCCTCGCTGGTCTTCGCCTCCGGCGTCACCGCCCAGATCCGCTGCGGCACCGGTCTGTCCGACGAGAACCGGGTGGTCGTGCACGGCTCCCGCGGACGTCTGAGCGTCCCCTCCCCGTGGCTGCCAGACAACGCCGAGGGCTCGGTGCTCGAGCTGGCCGTCGTCGACCGGGCGCCGGAGACCATCACCGTCCCGCCCGCGTTCTCCCACGCCCTCCAGGCCGAGGCCGTCGCCCGGGACGTGGCCGCCGGCCAGAGCCCGGAGATGAGCTGGGCCGACAGCCTCGGCAACGCCGCGGTGCTGGACCGGTGGCGGGCCGCGGTCGGGGTGGTCTACCCCTTCGAGCAGCCCACCGCCGACGTCCCTCCCGCCAGCGGGCGCCCGCTCACGGTCCGTCCCGGCGCCACCATGCGCCACGGCACCGTCCCCGGCCTCGACAAGCCGGTGTCGCGGCTGGTGATGGGCGTGGACAACCAGCGCACCCTCTCCCACGCCTCGGCCATGTTCGACGACTTCACCGAGCGCGGCGGCAACGCCTTCGACACCGCCTGGCTCTACGGCGGCGGGCTGCAGGAGAAGCTGTTCGGGCAGTGGGTCCGCAACCGCGGCCTCCGCGACGACGTGGTGATCATCGGCAAGGGGGCGCACACCCCGCACTGCGACCCGGCCTCGATCGGGCGCCAGCTCGAGGAGTCGCTGGAGCGGCTGCAGACCGACCACGTCGACCTGTACCTGATGCACCGCGACGACACCTCGGTCCCGGTCGGGGAGTTCGTGGACGCCATGGACGAGCAGGTGCGGCTGGGTCGGGTCCGGGCCTACGGCGGCTCGAACTGGACCATCGCCCGCACCGAGCAGGCCAACGCCTACGCCGACGAGCACAGCCGCCAGCGCTTCGCCGTGCTGAGCGACCACTTCGGTCTGGCCCGCGCCCTGGACGTCCCGTGGACCGGGTGCGAGCACGTCACCGACCCGCAGGACCGGGAGTGGCTGGAGCGCACCGGCACGCCGCTGCTGCCCTGGTCATCCCAGGCCCGCGGGTTCTTCGCCCGCGCCGACCGCGAGGACACCTCTGACGCGGAGCTGGTGCGCTGCTACTACAGCGAGGACAACTTCGAGCGGCTGGCCCGGGCGAAGCAGCTGGCGGGAGAGCTGGGCGTGGCCCCGACGGCGGTGGCGCTGGCCTACGTGCTGGCCCAGTCCTTCCCGACCTTCCCGCTGATCGGCCCGCGGACGATCGAGGAGACCCGGACCTCCCTTGCGGGGCTGGACGTCGAGCTCAGCGAGGAGCAGGTCCGCTGGCTCGACCTCCGCGTCTGA
- a CDS encoding SRPBCC family protein produces the protein MAPRYIEDSILVEAPASVIFDIVADPRQHSRIDGSDTVRGGITGPDRLTRGAEFGVDMRMFGVRYRIRNWVVEYEPDRVIAWRHFGGHRWRYTLIPRGAATTVTETFDYTRSNVLSRVVISVLGMRRRNRRSIPATLQRLKHAAEADVAAQAG, from the coding sequence ATGGCACCGCGCTACATCGAGGACTCGATCTTAGTCGAGGCACCCGCCTCGGTGATCTTCGACATCGTCGCCGACCCCCGCCAGCACAGCCGGATCGACGGCTCCGACACCGTCCGCGGTGGCATCACCGGACCGGACCGGCTGACCAGGGGCGCGGAGTTCGGGGTCGACATGCGCATGTTCGGCGTGCGCTACCGGATCCGGAACTGGGTGGTGGAGTACGAGCCCGACCGGGTGATCGCCTGGCGCCACTTCGGCGGGCACCGCTGGCGGTACACCCTCATCCCGCGCGGTGCGGCGACGACGGTCACCGAGACCTTCGACTACACCCGCTCCAACGTCCTCTCCCGGGTCGTCATCTCCGTGCTCGGGATGCGGCGCCGCAACCGCCGCAGCATCCCCGCCACCCTGCAGCGGCTCAAGCACGCCGCGGAGGCCGACGTCGCCGCGCAGGCCGGCTGA
- the pdxR gene encoding MocR-like pyridoxine biosynthesis transcription factor PdxR, translated as MLPVRLDRDARQPLPVQLSGRIRALVADGTLARGDRLPSSRALALDLGTSRAVTEQAYEQLVAEGWLEARRGSGTFVAADGARPARTRPARAPQPASTLVRLDTGTPWIDPRHSASWRRAWREVSAARPPAGYDDPAGLPDLRLALVEHLARTRGLRLGPEEVLVTAGTTDGLRQLLGVLPAGPVAVEDPGYRAAAETVRADGRVLADVPAGSPPERLDGLRAVYTTPAHQHPLGRVMPAPERVALLAAASRAGTLVVEDDYDSEFRYDVAPVPALATLDPERVAYLGTAAKSVGPSLRLGWMVLPAGLREAVLRRRATTHDVPSWPAQRAMVSLLRDGYLDKVVRTARRVYARRAQAVAAALGPHAELAGPLAGMYSTWLLPEDVAVRARDAARAAGFEVNLLSAYCRSAELTGLVVGFGGVTDEQLGHALDALVSGLR; from the coding sequence ATGCTCCCGGTCCGCCTCGACCGCGACGCCCGCCAGCCGCTGCCCGTGCAGCTGTCGGGCCGCATCCGCGCCCTGGTCGCCGACGGCACGCTGGCCCGCGGCGACCGGCTCCCCAGCAGCCGCGCGCTGGCGCTCGACCTGGGCACCTCGCGCGCCGTCACCGAGCAGGCCTACGAGCAGCTGGTGGCCGAGGGGTGGCTGGAGGCCCGCCGCGGCTCGGGCACCTTCGTCGCCGCCGACGGTGCCCGTCCGGCCCGGACGCGTCCCGCGCGGGCGCCCCAGCCGGCCTCGACCCTGGTCCGGCTCGACACCGGCACCCCCTGGATCGACCCCCGTCACTCCGCCTCCTGGCGACGGGCCTGGCGCGAGGTCTCCGCCGCCCGGCCGCCCGCCGGCTACGACGACCCGGCCGGGCTGCCCGACCTGCGGCTGGCCCTGGTGGAGCACCTGGCCCGGACACGCGGGCTGCGGCTCGGCCCCGAGGAGGTGCTGGTCACCGCCGGCACCACCGACGGGCTGCGCCAGCTGCTCGGCGTCCTCCCCGCCGGACCGGTCGCGGTCGAGGACCCCGGGTACCGCGCGGCGGCGGAGACCGTCCGTGCTGACGGCCGGGTGCTGGCCGACGTCCCGGCCGGGTCGCCACCGGAGCGGCTGGACGGGCTGCGGGCGGTCTACACGACCCCGGCCCACCAGCACCCCCTCGGCCGGGTGATGCCGGCCCCCGAACGGGTCGCCCTGCTCGCCGCCGCCAGCCGGGCCGGGACGCTGGTGGTCGAGGACGACTACGACTCCGAGTTCCGCTACGACGTCGCCCCCGTGCCGGCGCTGGCCACCCTGGACCCGGAGCGGGTGGCCTACCTCGGGACGGCCGCCAAGTCGGTCGGACCGAGTCTGCGGCTGGGGTGGATGGTGCTCCCGGCCGGGCTGCGCGAGGCCGTGCTGCGGCGCCGCGCCACCACCCACGACGTCCCCTCCTGGCCGGCCCAGCGCGCCATGGTCTCGCTGCTGCGCGACGGCTACCTGGACAAGGTGGTGCGCACGGCCCGCCGGGTCTACGCCCGGCGGGCCCAGGCGGTCGCGGCCGCGCTCGGGCCGCACGCCGAGCTGGCCGGCCCGCTGGCCGGGATGTACTCCACCTGGCTGCTGCCCGAGGACGTGGCCGTCCGGGCGCGCGACGCCGCCCGGGCCGCCGGCTTCGAGGTGAACCTGCTCTCGGCCTACTGCCGCAGCGCCGAGCTGACCGGGCTGGTGGTCGGGTTCGGCGGCGTCACCGACGAGCAGCTCGGGCACGCGCTGGACGCGCTGGTCTCGGGGCTGCGCTGA
- a CDS encoding LacI family DNA-binding transcriptional regulator, giving the protein MGTRGVTIVDVAREAQVSRQTVSRALNGLPEVSESTRTRVVEAARRLNYRPNRAAQGLVRGRDITIGLVVHDLRNPYYPELASVLSRLAAERGWGVVLCDLGTDDAAAGARLADVLRRVDAVVGSVTPALTGASQSVPVVALDVEPVGSDEPAIAIDYAPGIAAALDHLVARGRRRIAMVDSSSTPSRRRLLYRAHLQRHGLAWDETSEVVSADTHLGGVEAATTLRRQCPDADAVLVFNDVIAVGVLKGLTRAGVAVPEELAVVGIDGLDIGTLVTPELTTLAIDRTALARHAIELVAAALGSPGDTAAGGARRVLVPTLVVRESS; this is encoded by the coding sequence GTGGGAACACGTGGCGTGACGATCGTCGACGTCGCGCGCGAGGCGCAGGTGTCGCGGCAGACGGTGAGCCGCGCCCTCAACGGGCTGCCCGAGGTGAGCGAGAGCACCCGCACCCGCGTGGTGGAGGCCGCCCGCCGGCTGAACTACCGGCCCAACCGCGCCGCCCAGGGTCTGGTGCGTGGGCGCGACATCACCATCGGGCTGGTGGTGCACGACCTGCGCAACCCCTACTACCCCGAGCTCGCGTCGGTGCTGAGCCGGCTCGCGGCCGAGCGCGGTTGGGGGGTGGTGCTCTGCGACCTCGGCACCGACGACGCCGCCGCCGGAGCCCGGCTCGCCGACGTGCTGCGCCGGGTCGACGCCGTGGTCGGGTCGGTCACCCCGGCGCTGACCGGCGCCTCGCAGTCGGTCCCGGTGGTGGCCCTGGACGTCGAGCCGGTCGGGTCCGACGAGCCGGCCATCGCCATCGACTACGCACCCGGGATCGCCGCCGCGCTGGACCACCTGGTGGCCCGCGGACGACGCCGGATCGCCATGGTGGACTCCAGCAGCACCCCCTCACGGCGTCGGCTGCTCTACCGCGCGCACCTGCAGCGCCACGGGCTGGCCTGGGACGAGACGTCGGAGGTGGTCAGCGCCGACACCCACCTGGGCGGGGTGGAGGCGGCGACCACGCTGCGACGGCAGTGCCCGGACGCCGACGCGGTGCTGGTCTTCAACGACGTGATCGCCGTCGGCGTGCTGAAGGGGTTGACCCGGGCCGGGGTCGCGGTGCCTGAGGAGCTGGCCGTGGTGGGGATCGACGGGCTGGACATCGGGACGCTGGTCACCCCCGAGCTGACCACCCTGGCCATCGACCGGACCGCGCTGGCCCGTCACGCCATCGAGCTGGTGGCCGCCGCGCTGGGGTCCCCGGGTGACACCGCGGCAGGAGGCGCCCGGCGGGTGCTCGTGCCGACGCTGGTGGTGCGCGAGTCGTCCTGA